A single Equus asinus isolate D_3611 breed Donkey chromosome 21, EquAss-T2T_v2, whole genome shotgun sequence DNA region contains:
- the LOC106822136 gene encoding arginine/serine-rich protein PNISR-like: protein MWDQGGQPWQQWPLNQQQWMQSFQHQQDPSQIDWAALAQAWIAQREASGQQSMVEQPPGMMPNGQDMSTMESGPNNHGNFQGDSNFNRMWQPEWGMHQQPPHPPPDQPWMPPTPGPMDIVPPSKDSNSQDSGEFAPDNRHIFNQNNHNFGGPPDNFAVGPVNQFDYQVKDILLL from the exons atGTGGGATCAAGGAGGACAGCCTTGGCAGCAGTGGCCCCTGAACCAGCAACAGTGGATGCAGTCATTCCAGCATCAGCAGGATCCAAGTCAGATTGACTGGGCTGCATTGGCTCAAGCTTGGATTGCCCAAAGAGAAGCTTCAGGACAGCAAAGCATGGTGGAACAACCACCAGGAATGATGCCAAATGGACAAGATATGTCTACAATGGAATCTGGTCCAAACAATCATGGGAATTTTCAAGGAGATTCAAACTTTAACAGAATGTGGCAACCAG AATGGGGAATGCATCAGCAACCCCCACACCCCCCTCCAGATCAGCCATGGATGCCACCAACACCAGGCCCAATGGACATTGTTCCTCCTTCCAAAGACAGCAACAGTCAGGACAGTGGGGAATTTGCCCCTGACAACAGGCATATATTTAACCAGAACAATCACAACTTTGGTGGACCACCCGATAATTTTGCAGTGGGGCCAGTGAACCAGTTTGACTATCAGGTGAAAGATATTTTGTTGCTTTAA